From the genome of Salvelinus namaycush isolate Seneca chromosome 1, SaNama_1.0, whole genome shotgun sequence:
TTCACACCCACATTTACCCTACAAAAATCATACTTCAATAGGCAAACTCGTCTGTTCAGTTTTTCAGGCCTTTGCCAACTCTGAACACATTCACTTCACAATTGAGCTGTATCATTCTGTGGTGATGGTTTTGCCATCAGATGAGCTGTATAGGCTCTTTGGTAGGCTAGTTTAATTTGATTGAGTAGGCAATGGCTCCATCCAAGATAACTCCAATTGTGAGGTGTTTCTGTAAGTGTTTCGTTGTAGACTAGCACTGGTGCTATTAGGATAGCTCTAAATGTAGAGATGTCTGTTTGGAAAGAGTGAATGTTAATGTCATTAGCCCTGAAATGTCTTTCATCTAGGCCCCACTGAAATGCAGTGAATGTGAAGGTTTTATGAAATGATGGGTTGGACCGAGAAGACAGCCTGCAGACTCAACAGTGCTATCTTTTCATGTGTCCAGTTATGTGGAAGATTCAATATAATTCAGGGGAAATGTGTTTGCACATCTGCAAAGACATCTGTATTCAATCAGATTAATTAGTAGAGTAGTTTATTTATTCTCCCTCGAATGTCCTTTAAATGGACCGATCATGGTGAACGTCTAGAGACCCGAGAAGGAGATATCTATCACAGTATTTTACATCCACTCCCATGTCTTTATTTTTGGGCCCAAAGTAAAGTCCCATTTAGTTTATTTTCAGTGCAGATGGTGGGAAAGCAGGCCTTCTTTTTACTGTCTCGGTTGTTAGTTAATTACTAGATTCCCCATTCAAATGCAGTTCTTTATCCTAATGAAACATTACTGGTGCTCAGTTGGGTATTTAGTAGGCTCAAGTCTGTGCGTGAACATCTTGTAAATACAGGTTATAACACATGTTATGCTGTGCTATTACATGACACTTATCCGtctatttgacattttagtcatttattaGACTCTTTCAGTAGTGAGTACataatacattttcatactggtcccccgtgggaatcgaacccacaaccctggcgttgcaagcgccatgctctaccaactgatccACACGGGACCGTCTTTCTATGTCCTTCGTGGGCCCagacttgtgtgtgtgttagaagtCTAACCCACTCTCCATCCTATAGAGTACCTGACCtctgcctgtgtctctctctgtagaaCGTGGGCTCAGACCATCCCGGGCCATGTGGAGTTCTTCTCCAGCGAGGGTTCGGACACCACCATTCCCATCCCCATCGTGGCGCTGCACAACGTGGACGACTCCTACCCACCGCAGAAGAAGTCCTTCATGATGCTCAAGTACATGCACGACCACTACCTGGACCAATATGAGTGGTTCATGCGGGCCGACGATGATGTGTACATCAAGAGCGAGCGCCTGGAGGGCTTCCTGCGCTCGCTCAACAGCAGCGAGGCCCTCTTCCTGGGCCAGACGGGCATGGGCGCCCGCGACGAGCTGGGCAAGCTGGCGCTGGAGCCCGGCGAGAACTTCTGCATGGGTGGCCCCGGCGTGATCATGAGCCGCGAGGTGCTGCGCCGGATGGTGCCCCACATCAGCCAGTGCCTGCAGGAGATGTACACCACGCACGAAGACGTTGAGGTGGGCCGCTGCGTGCGGAGGTTTGCCGGCGTGCAGTGCGTCTGGTCCTACGAGGTAAGAGCAAAGATGGCAGCTGGTCGTATTGTATACTGCAGTTAGTAGATCTATCACGGCTTTTGAAGGTTTATTTTTAATTGGTGTTATACAAGAGAAGGCTGGGTAGAAAACCATCTGAGATTGAGGATGTAGTCGGTAGAAGTGACCTTCAATGTCGTCCGTCTGAAGTGTACTAAAATGTGAGGAGGGGAATCGCCAACAAGACGCCTACCTTGGCTTGAAGTACTCTGTGAAGCGAAAGACATCATGAAGTGGATTTCCCACACACCACAGTAGTGTCAAGGCCATAAGTTGATAATCAGTAGACCTGGCACCTTCAGTAGACACTCCTTAGAGTATCTCCTGGCAGATTTAGTATTCAGATCTTATTCATGTGACCATATGATTGCTTGACAGATCAAAGAAAGGGGCAATTCCATGAAATGATTCTGAGACCAGGGCTCTAAAGTGCGACCATTTTGGTTGCATATGCTCCTGTAAATATGTTTCTGTGTGACCTGACATCTTATTTTGGGAGCACCAGTGCATCCAGGAGAAAAATGAGTCAGAGAATAATTGCTGTAATGATTAGGGTTTGCTGTACCGTCGTTCCCCAGTGACCTACTGTAGAGTAAAAACTGAGCACATATTCGTTACTGTCACGGCTGCTCCATTACAACAGAGAAAATGGACTGTTTCAAGCACAAACAGGTAAAAAGATATGACCCATACTACTGGCACAATATTTGTTTCTTCCTATCGTGAGATTGGTGGGCTGCGTTTTGCATTGATAAACCATGAATGTTTacaccttgttcagtcatgtCACCTCATCatctagctaacaacctggttacTTCACCGTTCTATCCACTACACAGTAGAGGCACAGGAAACACCTGGTTACTTCACCGTTCTATCCACTACACAGTAGAGGCACAGGAAACACCTGGTTACTTCACCGTTCTATCCACTACACAGTAGAGGCACAGGAAACACCTGGTTACTTCACCGTTCTATCCACTACACAGTAGAGGCACAGGAAACACCTGGTTACTTCACCGTTCTATCCACTACACAGTAGAGGCACAGGAAACACCTGGTTACTTCACCGTTCTATCCACTACACAGTAGAGGCACAGGAAACACCTGGTTACTTCACCGTTCTATCCACTACACAGTAGAGGCACAGGAAACACCTGGTTACTTCACCGTTCTATCCACTACACAGTAGAGGCACAGGAAACACCTGGTTACTTCACCGTTCTATCCACTACACAGTAGAGGCACAGGAAACACCTGGTTACTTCACCGTTCTATCCACTACACAGTAGAGGCACAGGAAACACCTGGTTACTTCACCGTTCTATCCACTACACAGTAGAGGCACAGGAAACACCTGGTTACTTCACCGTTCTATCCACTACACAGTAGAGGCACAGGAAACACCTGGTTACTTCACCGTTCTATCCACTACACAGTAGAGGCACAGGAAACACCTGGTTACTTCACCGTTCTATCCACTACACAGTAGAGGCACAGGAAACACCTGGTTACTTCACCGTTCTATCCACTACACAGTAGAGGCACAGGAAACACCTGGTTACTTCACCGTTCTATCCACTACACAGTAGAGGCACAGGAAACACCTGGTTACTTCACCGTTCTATCCACTACACAGTAGAGGCACAGGAAACACCTGGTTACTTCACCGTTCTATCCACTACACAGTAGAGGCACAGGGAAAAGGAAAGGGCTTCTTCAGCAGGGCAGGGATCACACCAATGAGTGAATGACTGATCTCTTGCATGTCGTCACTCACAAACTTGACGCTCTTAAAGATACCCTGTACAATTCTAATGTTTTGCATCTCAATAGGTACACAATGTAGAAACCTAATTTTTCAATGGCAGGTTTTTGTTTCAACATTTTAGCTTTTTATAATAAACAAATGTCTTTACACTGTTAAATATTCATTTATATAGCACAACGTGTGCTTCATATATACTCTCAATCAATTGAAACTTTATTTTCTGGCCAAGCAATATTTTTTCCCCCGCTTATACTGCAATCAAAATTCCTTGTTTCAGACCTTTGCTTTCTAATGTGCGTTGTTTTAAACTCAACACCATTTAACAAGGTTCTGCAGGCGCAATTTAGACTATCAGAGATTATGGGTTGCAGCTTGGCTAAAGGTGTCCGTTTTCTGACTGACAGCCTTTGTTAGTGTGTTCATCTCACAGTAGCTGTGGAGCTTTCGTGCTGCTGTCCTCCTCACAAGCATTAGACAGAGATTAGAGAGGGCACTGTGTCAGACTCTTAATTCAACTGTCGATCAATTAATGTCTTTATTCATTAGGCCCACTTGATCTGACGTGTGTTTGTGCTTACGCCCCGGCGCCCCACTGGTCCTTTGATATCAAGGTTATTATGACCGAGTCAcgttggcctgtgtgtgtgtgtgtgtgtgtgtgtgtgtgtgtgtgtgtgtgtgtgtgtgtgtgtgtgtgtgtgtgtgtgtgtgtgtgtgtgtgtgtgtgtgtgtgtgtgtgtgtgtgtgtgtgtgtgtttattgaccAGTTTGTAAACCATAACAAGACATTTTCTGTTTACAGTTGTCCACTGGGTTCCTTTGCAAACTACCAGAAACAGTATGTTGTGTATTTTGGCAGCAGGCACAAGGCCGGGCACCCACCCACCATACGGTTGACTTGGCATTCTTCActtcagttagtcatttagccaTAAATCAAGTCAAGGGTTCCACAGTCACTGTTGAGACACGCAGCTAAATTCACATTTCCCCCATCCAAATAAATCTGCATATAATATCAGGCCTGTGAACAAATTTGTAAAACACAGCATCTGTTCAGTTTTTAAAGCTGCTAATTAATCTGGTTTGGCAGGTGGAATGAGACAGAGCTGACATGTCTGCTGTCTCATATACAGAGTTCAGTCCCAGCCACCTTTACGACAGGCCTGGGGCGACTTTTAAACAGCCATTTGATGTGAGTTTTAATTACAGCTTATCgttatctagttacagagagCAGAGCCAAGCAACTGCATCATTAATATCAGTGagagtgtgtctctctgtctctgtcctcttcctcctaagtgtttgtgtgtgtgtctctgtctctgtcctcttccttctaagtgtttgtgtgtgtgtctggctgtccgtccgtccctctctcctcatcacaTCTCCGTGGTGAATCTAAGTGACTGTTTAACATTACAATTGTCTGAAATCTCAGACAATTTCCATATTTTGATGATTCAGTACGTTGGTAGGAAAAGGAGAACTAGCTGGCATCACAGTGGAGGTCTTTACTACTAAAATCCCAATGAAAAGTTGCTTATGAAGATGTATCCCTTCAATAAGAGGCAGTTGTTTGTTCAGCCAAGCCATCGAtagtgtgttttgtgttttgtgggaATGTCTGGACATTAGTCTATTTAATGTGGTGAAGGAAGAGAAAGCGGTGTGACCCAAACCAAGGCTTATTATTCATCTAGGAGTCCAGTCTTagatgtgacacacacacacaaagtttcTCTTTGTGGCACTGCTAATAAAACAAATCCCACTAATTTGTCATCGGTGGTCTAACCTCTTCTTGTTTCTTTTGGTTGCTGtttgggggggagggaggggatggatgCAAATAATCACATATGCTCATCATAGTGAACTATGGTCCTGAGTCATGTGATTGTGTCTGTATAGGCCCAGGTCTCACTCCCTGACCAAAGAAACATCTCTGGTTTCCTCAGTAATGCCTGCCTGTGGAGTTAGTTGCTATGGTAGCTGTGCATCCATGTCTCCCTTCACTACAAGCGAGTCAGTGTTGTTGAGAGTCATTATCCAAATGGTGTTTTAGAAGAGCCCTCCAGTGATTCAGAAAGAGCAGCAGAACAGCCGTCACTGGGCTTTGAGTCTATTGATCCTCTATCACAGCCACAGAACCCAGCGCTTTCTgtcagactagctgttatcatcCACTACAAATATGTGACACCTGCtcctcgaacatctcattccagaatcatgggcattaatatggagatggtcccccccctcccctttgctgatataacagcctccacttttctaggaaggctttccactagatgttggaacattgctgcggggacttgcttccattcagccacgagcattagtgaggttgggcactggtgttgggcgattaggcctggctcgcagtcggcgtttcaattcatcccaaaggggtttgatggggttgaggtcagggctctgtgcaggccagtcaagtttttccacaccgatctcgacacaccatttctgtatgaaccttgctttgtgcactggggcattgccATGCTTAAactggaaagggccttccccaaactgttgccacaaagttgtaaacacagaatcgtctagaatgtcattgctgtagcattaagagttcccttcactggaactaaggggcctagggTTGTTGGTGACCATATTACTGCCAcaaccggcggtcacgagtcatgaaggcagtcaaattccacgtgaccaatTAGTCACAGTagttaggcttctccaagctctgatgctgctgatggtcattagtggcctaccaaacttgctaactgcctggtactcagcactctattgtacctctaatcactctgacataaatgcaaatgtaatcgaaaatctaattaTACTCTTCAttagagcccatgagctcatgttgtgcaaaatttctataggctatgcaactgtgtgacaaaacattaaaaagaggaggatcccatcagctttctataggctagaccTACTAtattctcaactttcctaatatgaagcacattgcttctctttacaacaggagtatagcctacctggctggcatgaaaaggaaccacaggaaaagcgtcctccattcgctatttaagagCATAGATGACATTTATTTTCCCCTGCCTCTGTTTCCAGACAGGTGATAATAATGGTAATACTAATGGTCCATTTGAATCAAAACAGATttcacatattatttagtatatgtaaagacaagattacatcaggaatagtctgatgggtgacaatattagcctatcacttgtgaatgatacattatcacttgtgaatgatatattatcacttgtgaatgatacattatcacttgtgaatgatatattatcacttgtgaatgatatattatcacttgtgaatgatgcccagtatAAGAAATAATgcctttttttgcgactttttctaatcatagtcgcacacctcatgtagcctagcccatatcCCTATATgtttttgataaggtttgtaactaaagtggccaaataactaaTTAAAATTAAGCACCTGAATccactttacaaggggtgtagatcCTAACTGGCATACAGAAGCAGTTTGGGGAAGattattttcaccataaaaatgcacctttatgtctctcaaccttcgcctctcccgagtccgtacgggattTGCAGTGATCAGACGAGACtttaactaccaattggaaaccaggaaattggggagaaaaagaggttaaaaaaacaacaacaaaaaaaggaaaatgcaccttttataataaaagcattacatgcataattgcatttgggtcacttttgataatggtgttttcagctaatgaaacattagcgcttatagcctaccaccattgctgcacttataatgtgaagaaatagccttatagtttatcaacattttaagctaaatgttctgatctgctgcgtcagcctcattgcttaaaaacgtgtttttgatgctagtggttgtattaatttgggatctattgcatcccacaactgtcccggactatgtttggaatatttatttctcgctcagaatagaataggtcgacttttgtactatgggggatagtagattgacataggctagtgcttttgctgttcattaggccgactcatcttgttggctgacataaagtaaatgtggacaattcttccaatatcttcaatatgcacctggGAATTGGAAAAGGACGCGCGCAGTTGGGTCAAATTGTGATTGGTGTAGTGTGTACAGTCTGCACAAAACACAAAGCAGAGCTCATTacctttttcaaatcatcattagagtcatatcatgcagccttacaatgtaatAAACATCagaacatatagcccaacgtttgtagaacaactaaagttacattaataactctaaattaagcatataggaatacctatttctttgttaaccgctcaacacagaatagccgcatgtgcgctctccctcaaatcctttggagaaattgttttattttattcagctttgttcagttgtattcttcatactataaaatagtgccacggaattctaagcaaaccttgtctgctaaatgaactaatgtggcccacagccatttgggatggccagatcaggacctaacataaggacaactcagagtatgctattctgttcttctaaaATAGACTCCAGttcagctgacgcttggcattgcgcatggtgatcttaggcttgtgtggggCTGCTCAgccttggaaacccatttcatgaagctcctgagtgttgcaaccgaggatagaCGATTTTACGTGCTAcaagcttcagcactcggcagtcccgttttgtgagcttgtgtggcctaccactttgcggttgAGCTGTTGTTGCTAATAAACTAATAAACTTCACAATAGcagaaaaaaatgacttgtttgaAAGGTGGCATCCGATGACAGTgacactttgaaagtcactgagctcttcagttcgGGCTATTcgactaccaatgtttgtctatggagattgcatggctgtgtgctcgaataggttaattggccacaaaatctaaattttgcaatgcccatctcagtctccggacttgaaccccattgaaaacctgtggtttaaattgaagaggacagtccataagtgcagatgaaggatatcaaagatctggaaggattctgtatggaggaatggtctaagatccttcccaatgtgttctccaactcaaacattttagaaatagACTCAGCGCCGTAGTactcgcaaggtgaggtattgaaaactCGGGTGTAAATAattgacccctaccttttttttattacttgttaaagAATTGTATTAGTATTACATGTCATTTCCCCCCCAAATTTCTGCATACGGTCATTTTTGCACATCTTATAATAATCATTTTGGACCACACTATTTGGTTTGTGGCACATGCAAGGAGTTAACCCTGGTGTTACAAGCATTATGCTCCAATCAAATGCGCCATTGAAATGATGTTAGAAAGGTCAAAGGGGTGTCCTGccgggggggagggagggagattctAACTTGAAGATCCACACCTTCCAAGTCTTCCATTGATGATATGACTGCATGATTTACACAATCTCACGTTAGGGCTCATTCCAGAGAAGCAGCAAGTGGGAGGGAAGGAAGGGCTCTTGGATTTCACAACATGTTTGTTGGTTCTTTAGTCTGTTTTTCTTTCGGAGCAGAACCAGTCATGTTCTCAAATACTGGTCAGAGTATTTCAAGGTAAGGCAGGATTTCTCCTCCTGCCAGATGAATCCACAGGAAGTCAAACGCCCAcatctgtactttactgtacaaTGCCTcgacatgctctctctctcatactgtcccatgctctctctctctcatactgtcccatgctctctctctctctctctctctctctctctctctctctctctctctctctctctcatactgtcccatgctctctctctctctctctcatactgtcccatgctctctctctctctctctctctctcatactgtcccatgctctctctctctcatactgtcccatgctctctctctctctctctctctctctctctctctctctctctctctctctctctctctctctctctctctctctcatactgtcccatgctctctctctctcatactgtcccatgctctctctctctcatactgtcccatgctctctctctctcatactgtcccatgctctctctctctctctctctctctctctctctctctctctctctctctctctctctctctctctctctctctctctctctctctctctctctctctctctctcatactgtcccatgctctctctctctcatactgtcccatgctctctctctctctctctcatactgtcccatgctccctctctctctctcatactgtcccatgctctctctctctctcatactgtcccatgctctctctctctctctcatactgtcccatgctctctctctctctctcatactgtcccatgctctctctctctctctcatactgtcccatgctctctctctctctcatactgtcccatgctctctctctctctcatactgtcccatgctctctctctctcatactgtcccatgctctctctctctcatactgtcccatgctctctctctctctctctctcatactgtcccatgctctctctctctctctctctcatactgtcccatgctctctctctctctctctcatactgtcccatgctctctctctctctctcatactgtcccatgctctctctctctctctctcatactgtcccatgctctctctctctctctctcatactgtcccatgctctctctctctctctcatactgtcgcatgctctctctctctctctcatactgtcgcatgctctctctctctctctcatcctgtctcatgctctctctctctcatactgtcgcatgctctctctctctctctcatactgtcgcatactctctctctctctcatactgtcgcatgctctctctctctctctctctcatactgtcgcatgctctctctctctctctctcatactgtcgcatgctctctctctctctctctctctctctcatactgtcgcatgctctctctctctctctcatactgtcgcatgctctctctctctcatactgtcccatgctctctctctctctcccatactgtcccatgctctctctctctctctctctctctctcatactgttgcatgctctctctctctctctcatactgtcccatgctctctctctctctctcatactgtcccatgctctctctctctctctctctctctcatactgtcgcatgctctctctctctctcatactgtccatgctctctctctctctctctcatactgtcgcatgctctctctctctctctctctctcatactgtcgcatgctctctctctctctctctctctcatactgtcccatgctctctctctctctctctctcatactgtcccatgctctctctctctcatactgtcccatgctctctctctctctctctctcatactgtcgcatgctctctctctctctctcatactgtcccatgctctctctctctctctctcacactgtcgcatgctctctctctctctctctcatactgtcgcatgctctctctctctctctctctaatactgtcgcatgctctctctctctctctctctcatactgtcccatgctctctctctctctctctctcatactgtcgcatgctct
Proteins encoded in this window:
- the chsy3 gene encoding chondroitin sulfate synthase 3; this encodes MAGRSRRAWFSVLLGLVVGFTLASRLILPKATELKKSGQKRKANPAGCGLNGGLRREYGGVLWPPQDNGFSATEKPVPRSNNFLYVGVMTAQKYLNNRAIAAHRTWAQTIPGHVEFFSSEGSDTTIPIPIVALHNVDDSYPPQKKSFMMLKYMHDHYLDQYEWFMRADDDVYIKSERLEGFLRSLNSSEALFLGQTGMGARDELGKLALEPGENFCMGGPGVIMSREVLRRMVPHISQCLQEMYTTHEDVEVGRCVRRFAGVQCVWSYECCIAPR